The following coding sequences are from one Streptomyces sp. NBC_01485 window:
- the lepB gene encoding signal peptidase I, which translates to MDTEAQQPTERDRSSSPSVSADASQEAPDTEGPEGRSRFALAGRFTQWLPGGRISLSLLVCLLFLLLLNAFVAQPFQIPSGSMENGLRIGDRVLVNKLAYRFGAEPRRGDVIVFDGTGYFGNSDYIKRVVGVGGDHVVCCDKEGRIQVNGRSVDESTFLYPGDGPSTVDFDVVVPPGTLFVLGDHRSHSSDSRDHLGSPGGGMIPVDDVIGRADWIVWPSAHLTGLTRPSAYARVPGAEGVHG; encoded by the coding sequence ATGGACACCGAAGCTCAGCAGCCGACGGAGCGCGACCGCTCCTCCAGCCCTTCCGTTTCCGCGGACGCCTCCCAGGAGGCCCCGGACACCGAAGGACCGGAGGGACGGTCGCGTTTCGCGTTGGCGGGGCGCTTCACCCAGTGGCTCCCGGGCGGCCGGATCAGCCTCTCCCTGCTGGTCTGCCTGCTGTTCTTGCTGCTCCTGAACGCCTTCGTGGCGCAACCGTTCCAGATTCCCAGCGGATCCATGGAGAACGGATTGAGGATCGGCGACCGGGTTCTCGTAAATAAGTTGGCGTACCGTTTCGGTGCCGAGCCGCGGCGCGGCGACGTCATTGTGTTCGACGGCACCGGGTACTTCGGGAACTCCGACTACATCAAGCGCGTAGTGGGTGTAGGGGGAGATCACGTGGTCTGCTGCGACAAGGAGGGGAGGATCCAGGTGAACGGGCGGTCGGTCGACGAGTCGACGTTCCTGTATCCCGGTGACGGTCCGTCCACGGTGGACTTCGACGTGGTCGTGCCCCCGGGCACCCTCTTCGTCCTCGGTGACCACCGCAGTCACTCCAGCGACTCCCGGGACCACCTGGGCTCACCGGGCGGCGGCATGATCCCCGTCGACGACGTGATCGGCCGCGCCGACTGGATCGTCTGGCCCTCTGCGCATCTCACCGGCCTGACCCGCCCGAGCGCCTACGCGCGCGTGCCCGGCGCGGAGGGGGTCCATGGGTAA
- the rimM gene encoding ribosome maturation factor RimM (Essential for efficient processing of 16S rRNA): MQLVVARIGRAHGIKGEVTVEVRTDEPELRLGPGAVLATDPAATGPLTIETGRVHSGRLLLRFEGVRDRTAAEALRNTLLIADVDPEELPEDEDEYYDHQLMDLDVVTKDGAEVGRITEISHLPSQDLFIVERPDGTEVMIPFVEAIVVEIDLEEQRAVIDPPPGLIDDQAEVASERDAAEGEGTA; this comes from the coding sequence GTGCAGTTGGTTGTCGCTCGCATCGGCCGCGCCCATGGCATCAAGGGCGAGGTCACCGTCGAGGTCCGTACGGACGAGCCGGAACTCCGGCTCGGCCCCGGTGCCGTGCTGGCCACCGATCCGGCCGCCACCGGCCCGCTCACCATCGAGACCGGCCGCGTCCATAGCGGCCGCCTCCTGCTGCGCTTCGAGGGCGTACGCGACCGCACCGCCGCCGAGGCCCTGCGCAACACCCTCCTGATCGCCGACGTCGATCCGGAGGAGCTGCCGGAGGACGAGGACGAGTACTACGACCACCAGCTGATGGACCTGGACGTGGTCACCAAGGACGGCGCCGAGGTCGGCCGGATCACCGAGATCTCGCACCTGCCCTCCCAGGACCTGTTCATCGTCGAGCGGCCCGACGGCACCGAGGTGATGATCCCGTTCGTCGAGGCGATCGTCGTCGAGATCGACCTCGAGGAGCAGCGGGCCGTCATCGACCCGCCGCCGGGACTGATCGACGACCAGGCGGAGGTCGCCTCCGAACGGGACGCGGCCGAAGGCGAGGGCACGGCGTGA
- a CDS encoding NUDIX hydrolase, whose protein sequence is MSAEPADGPAGGSVDSYEGGLRKVARVVLLDPQDRILLLHGHEPDDPADDWWFTPGGGVEGDETRAQAALRELAEETGITEVELGPVLWRRTCSFPFAGRRWDQDEWYYLARTTVTATRATALTELERRTVAGARWWTCRELTQAHETVYPTRLAELLRTLLDEGPPAGPVTLDTEIV, encoded by the coding sequence GTGTCGGCTGAGCCGGCGGACGGGCCGGCGGGCGGGAGCGTCGACTCGTACGAGGGCGGGCTGCGCAAGGTCGCCCGGGTCGTCCTCCTCGACCCGCAGGACCGCATCCTGCTGCTGCACGGCCACGAGCCGGACGACCCGGCCGACGACTGGTGGTTCACGCCGGGCGGCGGGGTGGAGGGCGACGAGACCCGTGCGCAGGCCGCGCTGCGGGAACTCGCCGAGGAGACCGGCATCACCGAGGTCGAACTCGGGCCGGTGCTGTGGCGGCGGACGTGCTCCTTCCCGTTCGCGGGCCGCCGCTGGGACCAGGACGAGTGGTACTACCTGGCCCGTACCACCGTGACCGCGACCCGGGCCACGGCCTTGACCGAGCTGGAGCGGCGCACTGTCGCCGGAGCGCGTTGGTGGACGTGTCGGGAACTGACCCAGGCACATGAGACGGTGTATCCGACCAGACTCGCCGAGCTGCTGCGCACGCTGCTCGACGAAGGTCCCCCGGCAGGACCCGTAACCCTTGACACGGAAATCGTCTAG
- the rplS gene encoding 50S ribosomal protein L19 — protein sequence MSHLLDSVDAASLRTDVPAFRPGDTVNVHVRVIEGNRSRVQQFKGVVIRRQGSGVRETFSVRKVSFSVGVERTFPVHTPIVEKIELVTRGDVRRAKLYYLRELRGKAAKIKEKRDN from the coding sequence ATGTCTCACCTGCTCGACTCCGTCGACGCCGCGTCGCTGCGCACCGACGTCCCGGCCTTCCGCCCGGGCGACACCGTCAACGTCCACGTGCGCGTCATCGAGGGCAACCGCTCCCGTGTGCAGCAGTTCAAGGGCGTTGTGATCCGCCGCCAGGGCTCCGGTGTCCGCGAGACCTTCTCGGTCCGCAAGGTCTCCTTCTCCGTCGGCGTCGAGCGCACCTTCCCGGTGCACACCCCGATCGTCGAGAAGATCGAGCTCGTCACCCGCGGTGACGTGCGTCGCGCGAAGCTGTACTACCTCCGTGAGCTGCGCGGCAAGGCCGCGAAGATCAAGGAGAAGCGCGACAACTGA
- the whiG gene encoding RNA polymerase sigma factor WhiG, with protein sequence MPQHTSGSDRAAIPPAARDGGSVRPPAPSTLDELWRSYKATGDERLREQLILHYSPLVKYVAGRVSVGLPPNVEQADFVSSGVFGLIDAIEKFDIDREIKFETYAITRIRGAMIDELRALDWIPRSVRQKARNVERAYATLEARLRRTPSECEVAAELGIAVDELHAVFSQLSLANVVALEELLHVGGEGGDRLSLMDTLEDTAADNPVEVAEDRELRRFLARAINTLPDREKTVVTLYYYEGLTLAEIGNVLGVTESRVSQIHTKSVLQLRAKLASFGR encoded by the coding sequence ATGCCCCAGCACACCTCCGGGTCCGACCGGGCGGCGATCCCCCCAGCCGCCCGCGACGGTGGCAGCGTGCGGCCGCCCGCTCCCTCGACGCTCGACGAGCTGTGGCGGTCGTACAAGGCGACGGGGGACGAGCGGCTGCGGGAGCAGCTGATCCTGCACTACTCGCCGCTGGTGAAGTACGTGGCGGGACGGGTGAGCGTCGGTCTGCCGCCCAACGTGGAGCAGGCCGACTTCGTGTCCTCCGGGGTCTTCGGGCTGATCGACGCGATCGAGAAGTTCGACATCGACCGGGAGATCAAGTTCGAGACGTACGCGATCACCCGGATCCGGGGCGCGATGATCGACGAACTGCGGGCGCTGGACTGGATCCCGCGGTCGGTGCGGCAGAAGGCGCGCAACGTCGAGCGGGCCTACGCCACGCTGGAGGCGCGGTTGCGGCGGACGCCGTCGGAGTGCGAGGTGGCCGCCGAACTGGGCATCGCGGTGGACGAACTGCACGCCGTGTTCAGCCAGTTGTCGCTGGCCAACGTGGTGGCGCTGGAGGAGCTGCTGCACGTCGGGGGTGAGGGCGGCGACCGGCTGAGCCTGATGGACACCCTCGAGGACACCGCCGCGGACAACCCCGTGGAGGTGGCCGAGGACCGGGAGCTCAGGCGGTTCCTCGCGCGGGCGATCAACACGCTGCCCGACCGGGAGAAGACGGTCGTCACGCTGTACTACTACGAGGGCCTGACGCTCGCCGAGATCGGGAACGTGCTGGGCGTGACCGAGAGCAGGGTCAGTCAGATCCACACCAAGTCCGTGCTCCAGTTGCGCGCGAAACTCGCGAGCTTCGGCCGCTGA
- the lepB gene encoding signal peptidase I, translated as MGDVAVGARSGHDGEDHRGRSVEAADPAADGAVTSGNDPVAGGEGPPADEPPRSGGEGSGGDSTPKAKKPRSFWKELPILIGIALVLALLIKTFLVQAFSIPSASMENTLKVGDRVLVDKLTPWFGSEPERGEVIVFHDPADWLAGENTADPNAFQTFLSWIGLMPSAEEKDLIKRVVGVGGDTVSCKGTGPLTVNGKALNEPYVYPGNTPCSQDDQGGQFTVKVPKGSVWVMGDHRQNSRDSRYNQSDKNHGMVPVNQVVGRAIVKAWPLNHWGTLPVPDTFDQTGLGNQSSASAALTVAPQGLALAGVVPVVLWRRRRTEDSEVR; from the coding sequence GTGGGGGATGTGGCGGTTGGCGCACGGTCCGGGCACGACGGCGAGGATCACCGCGGGCGGTCCGTGGAAGCAGCCGACCCGGCCGCGGACGGCGCCGTGACCTCAGGGAATGACCCGGTGGCAGGCGGCGAGGGTCCGCCGGCGGACGAGCCGCCCCGTTCCGGTGGTGAGGGTTCGGGCGGCGACTCGACCCCGAAGGCGAAGAAGCCGCGCTCCTTCTGGAAGGAGCTGCCGATCCTGATCGGCATCGCGCTCGTCCTCGCGTTGCTGATCAAGACGTTCCTGGTGCAGGCGTTCTCCATTCCGTCGGCCTCCATGGAGAACACGCTCAAGGTGGGCGACCGGGTCCTCGTCGACAAACTGACCCCGTGGTTCGGCTCCGAGCCGGAGCGCGGCGAGGTCATCGTCTTCCACGACCCCGCCGACTGGCTGGCCGGCGAGAACACCGCCGATCCGAACGCCTTCCAGACCTTCCTCAGCTGGATCGGCCTGATGCCGTCCGCGGAGGAGAAGGACCTGATCAAGCGGGTCGTCGGCGTCGGCGGCGACACCGTCTCCTGCAAGGGCACCGGCCCGCTCACGGTCAACGGCAAGGCGCTCAACGAGCCGTACGTGTACCCCGGCAACACCCCGTGCAGCCAGGACGACCAGGGCGGCCAGTTCACGGTGAAGGTCCCCAAGGGCTCCGTCTGGGTCATGGGCGACCACCGCCAGAACTCGCGCGACTCGCGCTACAACCAGTCGGACAAGAACCACGGCATGGTGCCCGTCAACCAGGTCGTCGGGCGCGCCATCGTCAAGGCGTGGCCGCTCAACCACTGGGGCACGCTGCCCGTGCCGGACACCTTCGACCAGACCGGCCTGGGCAACCAGTCCTCGGCATCCGCGGCCCTGACGGTCGCCCCGCAGGGCCTCGCCCTCGCCGGGGTCGTGCCGGTGGTCCTGTGGCGCCGTCGGCGCACCGAGGACTCCGAGGTCCGCTGA
- a CDS encoding YifB family Mg chelatase-like AAA ATPase, producing the protein MGFARTCSVALVGVEGVVVEVQADLEPGVAAFTLVGLPDKSLSESRDRVRAAVVNSGGEWPQKKLTVGLSPASVPKSGSGFDLAIASAVLGAAERIDPRVLADIVMIGELGLDGRVRPVRGILPAVLAAAEAGYEQVVVPECAAAEASLVPGISVLGVRSLRQLIAVLADEPVPEEEPDEAGRPDPLLAGLRMPGTGAATGMHSMGAAQQDQGHDLADVVGQSAARTAVEVAAAGGHHLFLEGPPGAGKTMLAERLPAVLPRLSREESLEVTAVHSVAGLLPPGKPLIDVPPYCAPHHSATMQSLVGGGAGFARPGAVSLAHRGVLFLDETPEFGSHALDALRQPLEAGHVVIARSAGVVRFPARFLMVLAANPCPCGRFSQRDAACECPTSVVRRYQARLSGPLLDRVDLRVVVDPVGRAELAHRGPGGDSTATVADRVRDARERAAARLAGTGWRTNSEIPGRELRNRWHAAIGAMDEAERNLERGMLTARGLDRVLRVAWTVADLAGHDRPDVRDVTLALQLRTGVPHGVPMAIGART; encoded by the coding sequence ATGGGGTTCGCGCGTACGTGCTCGGTGGCGCTGGTGGGCGTCGAGGGGGTCGTCGTCGAGGTGCAGGCCGACCTCGAACCGGGCGTGGCGGCCTTCACGCTGGTGGGGCTGCCGGACAAGAGCCTGAGCGAGAGCCGGGACCGGGTGCGGGCGGCGGTGGTGAACTCGGGCGGCGAGTGGCCGCAGAAGAAACTCACCGTGGGACTCAGCCCGGCCTCGGTGCCGAAGAGTGGAAGCGGCTTCGATCTGGCCATCGCCAGCGCCGTGCTCGGCGCGGCCGAACGGATCGACCCACGGGTGCTCGCCGACATCGTGATGATCGGGGAACTGGGCCTGGACGGGCGGGTGCGCCCGGTCCGGGGCATCCTCCCCGCGGTGCTGGCCGCCGCCGAGGCCGGATACGAACAGGTGGTCGTGCCCGAGTGCGCCGCGGCCGAGGCGTCGCTCGTGCCGGGCATCTCCGTGCTCGGGGTGCGCAGCCTGCGGCAGCTGATCGCCGTCCTCGCCGACGAGCCCGTCCCCGAGGAGGAGCCGGACGAGGCGGGCCGCCCGGATCCGCTCCTGGCCGGCCTGCGGATGCCCGGCACCGGCGCGGCCACCGGCATGCACAGCATGGGCGCCGCCCAGCAGGACCAGGGGCACGACCTCGCGGACGTGGTCGGGCAGAGCGCGGCGCGGACCGCGGTGGAGGTCGCCGCGGCGGGCGGACACCACCTGTTCCTGGAGGGACCGCCCGGCGCGGGCAAGACGATGCTCGCGGAGCGGCTTCCGGCCGTGCTGCCCCGGCTGAGCCGGGAGGAGTCGCTCGAGGTCACGGCCGTCCACTCGGTGGCCGGGCTGCTGCCACCCGGCAAGCCCCTCATCGACGTGCCCCCGTACTGCGCCCCGCACCACTCGGCCACCATGCAGTCGCTGGTCGGGGGCGGGGCGGGGTTCGCCCGACCCGGAGCCGTCTCGCTGGCCCATCGGGGCGTGCTCTTCCTCGACGAGACCCCCGAGTTCGGCAGCCACGCCCTCGACGCCCTGCGGCAGCCGCTGGAAGCGGGGCACGTGGTGATCGCGCGCAGTGCGGGGGTGGTGCGGTTCCCGGCGCGGTTCCTGATGGTGCTGGCGGCCAACCCGTGCCCCTGCGGCCGGTTCTCGCAGCGGGACGCCGCCTGCGAGTGTCCGACCTCGGTGGTCCGCCGCTATCAGGCGCGGCTCTCCGGCCCGCTGCTCGACCGGGTCGACCTGCGGGTCGTGGTCGATCCGGTCGGCCGGGCCGAGCTGGCGCACCGCGGTCCCGGGGGCGACTCCACGGCGACCGTCGCCGACCGGGTCCGGGACGCCCGGGAACGCGCGGCGGCCCGGCTGGCGGGCACCGGGTGGCGGACCAACAGCGAGATCCCCGGCCGTGAGCTGCGCAACCGCTGGCATGCCGCGATCGGCGCCATGGACGAGGCGGAGCGGAACCTCGAGCGAGGGATGCTGACCGCCCGGGGGCTCGATCGGGTGCTGCGCGTCGCCTGGACCGTCGCCGACCTGGCCGGTCACGACCGGCCCGACGTCAGGGACGTGACCCTGGCCCTGCAACTGCGCACGGGGGTGCCGCACGGGGTGCCGATGGCCATCGGGGCCCGGACGTGA
- a CDS encoding DUF2469 domain-containing protein, translated as MSAEDLEKYETEMELKLYREYRDVVGLFKYVIETERRFYLTNDYEMQVHSVQGEVFFEVSMADAWVWDMYRPARFVKQVRVLTFKDVNIEELNKSDLELPGS; from the coding sequence ATGAGCGCCGAGGACCTCGAGAAGTACGAGACCGAGATGGAGCTGAAGCTCTACCGGGAGTACCGCGATGTCGTCGGTCTGTTCAAATACGTGATCGAGACCGAGCGGCGCTTCTACCTCACCAACGACTACGAGATGCAGGTGCACTCGGTCCAGGGAGAGGTGTTCTTCGAGGTGTCGATGGCCGATGCCTGGGTGTGGGACATGTACCGGCCGGCCCGGTTCGTGAAGCAGGTGCGGGTGCTCACGTTCAAGGACGTGAACATCGAGGAGCTGAACAAGAGCGATCTGGAGCTTCCGGGGAGCTGA
- the lepB gene encoding signal peptidase I gives MGGESTTRTAPHSGGGTSSGPVGSRTGQRLSGLAVALGLVLFLGGFAWGALIYRPYTVPTSSMSPTIGSGDRVLAQRIDGGEVRRGDVVVFSDKTWVSNALVVKRVVAVGGDTVSCCTDGKLTVNGKQIAEPYLPAGSLAEIKNFPTVKVPEGRLFLLGDERQGSLDSTAHLTDAAQGTVARSAVTARVDAVVYPMNGMLKRPTGFEALGALSEPGPLRTIGWLIVAGVVLILGGAAYGPVAKRTSGRRTRPQPEPAGVG, from the coding sequence ATGGGTGGCGAGAGCACGACGCGTACGGCCCCGCACAGTGGCGGTGGCACCAGCAGTGGCCCGGTGGGCAGCCGGACCGGACAGCGACTGTCCGGCCTGGCCGTCGCACTGGGCCTCGTGCTGTTCCTCGGCGGGTTCGCCTGGGGGGCCCTCATCTACCGGCCGTACACCGTGCCCACCAGCTCCATGAGTCCGACGATCGGCTCCGGCGACCGGGTGCTGGCGCAGCGGATCGACGGCGGCGAGGTGCGCCGCGGGGACGTCGTCGTCTTCAGCGACAAGACGTGGGTGAGCAACGCGCTCGTCGTCAAGCGGGTGGTCGCGGTCGGCGGCGACACCGTCTCCTGCTGCACCGACGGCAAGCTGACCGTCAACGGCAAGCAGATCGCAGAACCGTATCTGCCCGCGGGCAGCCTGGCCGAGATCAAGAACTTCCCGACCGTGAAGGTCCCCGAGGGCAGGCTCTTCCTGCTCGGCGACGAGCGGCAGGGCTCCCTGGACTCCACCGCCCACCTCACGGACGCGGCCCAGGGAACCGTCGCGCGCAGCGCCGTCACGGCCCGCGTCGACGCCGTCGTCTATCCCATGAACGGCATGCTGAAACGCCCCACGGGCTTCGAGGCGCTCGGCGCCCTCTCCGAGCCGGGTCCGCTGCGGACGATCGGCTGGCTGATCGTCGCCGGTGTCGTGCTGATCCTCGGCGGCGCCGCGTACGGCCCGGTCGCCAAGCGGACGTCCGGCCGTCGTACCCGCCCCCAGCCGGAGCCGGCCGGTGTCGGCTGA
- the dprA gene encoding DNA-processing protein DprA, producing the protein MNGGGDPADERLARVFLGRVIEPGDEVGGYWVRERGVLEVVRRLRGDGEMLPGVTARRWAGLRARAGRAEPERDLAVAEEAGVRFVCPGDTEWPGPLDELGDARPLGLWVRGRPSLRMWALRSVAVVGARACTQYGAHMATTLACGLAERGWVVVSGGAYGIDGAAHRGALGTGGATVAVLACGVDQPYPRGHTQLINRIAEQGLVVGELPPGDHPTPSRFILRNRVIAALTRGTVVVEAAYRSGSLVTARAAQRLGRHTMGVPGPATSGLSAGVHELLRGEAVLVTDAAEVVELVGDMGELAPDRRGPVLPRDLLEPAARRVLAALPARRPAAVDEIAREARTTPDDAIARLYELRALGYVERHGDGWKLTRQAMVSVREGRRPC; encoded by the coding sequence GTGAACGGCGGCGGCGACCCGGCCGACGAGCGGCTCGCCCGGGTCTTTCTCGGGCGGGTCATCGAGCCCGGCGACGAGGTGGGCGGGTATTGGGTGCGGGAGCGGGGCGTCCTGGAGGTGGTGCGGCGGTTGCGGGGTGACGGCGAGATGTTGCCCGGGGTGACCGCGCGGCGGTGGGCCGGGTTGCGGGCGCGCGCCGGGCGGGCCGAGCCGGAACGGGACCTGGCCGTCGCGGAGGAGGCCGGGGTGCGGTTCGTGTGCCCGGGGGACACCGAGTGGCCGGGCCCGCTGGACGAGCTCGGGGACGCCCGGCCGCTGGGACTCTGGGTGCGGGGGCGGCCCAGTCTGCGGATGTGGGCGCTGCGGTCGGTCGCGGTCGTCGGCGCCCGCGCCTGCACCCAGTACGGCGCCCACATGGCCACCACGCTCGCCTGCGGCCTCGCCGAACGCGGGTGGGTGGTCGTCTCCGGCGGGGCCTACGGCATCGACGGGGCCGCCCACCGGGGCGCCCTCGGCACGGGCGGCGCCACCGTCGCCGTCCTCGCCTGCGGAGTCGACCAGCCCTACCCGCGAGGCCACACCCAGTTGATCAACCGGATCGCGGAACAGGGCCTGGTGGTCGGGGAGTTGCCGCCCGGCGACCATCCGACGCCGAGCCGGTTCATCCTGCGGAACCGGGTGATCGCCGCCCTCACCCGGGGCACGGTCGTCGTCGAGGCGGCGTACCGCAGCGGCTCGCTGGTCACCGCGCGGGCGGCGCAGCGGTTGGGGCGGCACACGATGGGGGTGCCGGGGCCGGCGACCAGTGGCCTCTCCGCAGGCGTGCACGAGCTGCTGCGGGGCGAAGCCGTGCTGGTCACCGACGCCGCGGAGGTCGTCGAACTGGTCGGTGACATGGGCGAGCTGGCCCCGGACCGGCGCGGGCCGGTGCTGCCGCGCGACCTGCTGGAGCCGGCCGCCCGGCGCGTCCTGGCCGCGCTCCCCGCCCGCAGACCCGCGGCGGTCGACGAGATCGCCCGCGAGGCCCGCACCACACCGGACGACGCGATCGCGAGACTGTACGAACTCAGAGCGCTCGGCTACGTCGAACGACACGGCGACGGCTGGAAGTTGACACGCCAGGCGATGGTCTCCGTTCGAGAAGGCCGGCGCCCGTGTTGA
- the lepB gene encoding signal peptidase I encodes MGNRGKPRGVPDSAAEQLLPTGVRRTAGSSSGAGRSRAERRKLQRKVKRKRRRSAVREIPLLVGVAVLIALVLKTFLVQAFVIPSGSMEQTIRIGDRVLVDKFTPWFGSKPTRGDVVVFKDPGGWLADEQTGTKKEDPVVVKQVKEGLTFIGLLPSDNEKDLIKRVVGVGGDRVVCCDTQGRVTVNGAPLEEGAYLYPGNEPSSTAFDITVPQGRLWVMGDHRANSADSRAHQNTDYGGTVSESEVVGRAMVIAWPVGHVVRLKEPQTFSSVTGSTATATASARQSHRVAPGDPNGSIRQLPSPAELPLVMGVVGLRRMWGRQRHGVRSWRGGCGGWRTVRARRRGSPRAVRGSSRPGRGRRRDLRE; translated from the coding sequence ATGGGTAACCGCGGCAAACCGCGCGGCGTTCCCGACTCCGCCGCGGAGCAGCTTCTGCCCACCGGCGTCCGGCGCACGGCCGGCTCGTCGTCCGGCGCCGGCCGTTCGCGCGCGGAGCGGCGCAAGCTGCAGCGCAAGGTCAAGCGCAAGCGCAGGCGCTCGGCCGTCCGGGAGATACCGCTCCTGGTCGGTGTCGCCGTGCTGATAGCGCTGGTCCTGAAGACGTTCCTGGTGCAGGCCTTCGTGATCCCGTCCGGGTCCATGGAGCAGACGATCCGGATCGGCGACCGGGTCCTGGTCGACAAGTTCACCCCGTGGTTCGGCTCCAAGCCCACGCGGGGGGACGTCGTCGTCTTCAAGGACCCCGGCGGCTGGCTCGCCGACGAGCAGACCGGCACCAAGAAGGAGGACCCGGTCGTCGTCAAGCAGGTCAAGGAAGGGCTCACCTTCATCGGTCTGCTGCCGTCGGACAACGAGAAGGACCTCATCAAGCGGGTGGTCGGGGTCGGCGGTGACCGTGTCGTGTGTTGTGACACACAGGGGCGGGTGACCGTCAACGGGGCCCCCCTCGAAGAGGGGGCCTATCTGTACCCCGGCAACGAGCCCTCCAGCACGGCGTTCGACATCACCGTCCCGCAGGGGCGGCTGTGGGTGATGGGCGACCACCGGGCCAACTCCGCGGACTCCAGGGCCCATCAGAACACCGACTACGGGGGCACCGTCTCGGAGAGCGAGGTGGTGGGCCGGGCCATGGTCATCGCCTGGCCGGTGGGGCACGTGGTCCGTCTCAAGGAACCGCAAACTTTCTCTTCCGTGACCGGCTCGACCGCCACGGCGACCGCGTCCGCCCGGCAGTCGCATAGGGTTGCACCCGGCGATCCGAACGGATCGATTCGACAACTCCCGAGCCCTGCGGAACTCCCGCTCGTTATGGGAGTGGTGGGTCTGCGTCGTATGTGGGGCAGGCAGCGGCACGGAGTAAGGAGTTGGCGTGGGGGATGTGGCGGTTGGCGCACGGTCCGGGCACGACGGCGAGGATCACCGCGGGCGGTCCGTGGAAGCAGCCGACCCGGCCGCGGACGGCGCCGTGACCTCAGGGAATGA
- the trmD gene encoding tRNA (guanosine(37)-N1)-methyltransferase TrmD — protein MRLDVVTIFPEYLDPLNVSLVGKARARGRLDVRVHDLREWTYDRHNTVDDTPYGGGPGMVMKTDPWGDALDSVLADGYERGAHAPAIVVPTPSGRPFTQELAVELSERPWLIFTPARYEGIDRRVIDEYATRIPVYEVSIGDYVLAGGEAAVLVVTEAVARLLPGVLGNAESHRDDSFAPGAMANLLEGPVYTKPPAWRDREIPEVLLSGHHGKIARWRRDEALRRTTANRPDLIARCEPRTFDKKDREMLSILGWAPDPEGEPYGRFWRRTEGMEE, from the coding sequence ATGCGCCTCGACGTCGTCACGATCTTCCCCGAGTACCTCGACCCGCTGAACGTCTCCCTCGTCGGCAAGGCACGCGCGCGTGGCCGGCTGGACGTGCGGGTGCACGACCTTCGGGAGTGGACGTACGACCGGCACAACACGGTCGACGACACCCCGTACGGCGGCGGACCCGGCATGGTCATGAAGACCGACCCCTGGGGCGATGCCCTCGACTCCGTCCTCGCCGACGGCTACGAGCGGGGCGCGCACGCCCCCGCGATCGTCGTGCCGACGCCCAGCGGCCGCCCCTTCACCCAGGAGCTGGCCGTCGAGCTCTCCGAGCGCCCCTGGCTGATCTTCACGCCGGCCCGCTACGAGGGCATCGACCGGCGTGTCATCGACGAGTACGCCACCCGGATCCCCGTCTACGAGGTCTCCATCGGCGACTACGTCCTGGCCGGCGGCGAGGCCGCCGTCCTGGTCGTCACCGAGGCCGTGGCGCGGCTGCTGCCCGGGGTGCTCGGCAACGCCGAGTCCCACCGCGACGACTCCTTCGCCCCCGGCGCCATGGCCAACCTCCTGGAGGGCCCCGTCTACACCAAGCCGCCCGCCTGGCGCGACCGGGAGATCCCCGAGGTGCTGCTGAGCGGCCACCACGGGAAGATCGCCCGCTGGCGGCGCGACGAGGCGCTGCGCCGCACGACGGCCAACCGGCCCGACCTGATCGCGCGCTGCGAGCCCAGGACCTTCGACAAGAAGGACCGCGAGATGCTCTCCATCCTGGGCTGGGCGCCCGACCCGGAGGGTGAGCCGTACGGCCGATTTTGGCGCAGGACCGAGGGCATGGAAGAATAG
- a CDS encoding YraN family protein has product MSTNTNPNTDLARGALGRYGEELAARRLAEAGMTVLERNWRCGRTGEIDIVARDGDVLVVCEVKTRRGGGFQHPMAAVTPEKAERLRGLAGRWIQAHGGAPPGGVRIDLIGVVLPRRGAAVVEHARGVA; this is encoded by the coding sequence ATGAGCACGAACACGAACCCGAACACGGATCTGGCCCGAGGCGCACTCGGCAGGTACGGCGAGGAGCTGGCCGCACGACGGCTGGCCGAGGCCGGGATGACGGTCCTGGAGCGCAACTGGCGCTGTGGCAGGACCGGTGAGATCGACATCGTCGCGAGGGACGGCGACGTCCTGGTCGTCTGCGAGGTGAAGACCCGCAGGGGCGGCGGATTCCAGCACCCGATGGCGGCGGTGACACCGGAGAAGGCCGAACGTCTGCGCGGCCTCGCCGGGCGGTGGATCCAGGCGCACGGGGGAGCCCCGCCGGGCGGTGTCCGCATCGACCTGATCGGTGTCGTCCTGCCCCGCCGCGGCGCGGCCGTCGTCGAGCACGCGCGGGGGGTGGCCTGA